Proteins from a genomic interval of Plodia interpunctella isolate USDA-ARS_2022_Savannah chromosome 20, ilPloInte3.2, whole genome shotgun sequence:
- the Pcf11 gene encoding pre-mRNA cleavage complex 2 protein Pcf11 isoform X2 gives MSKEIAEEYASSLADLTVNSKPLINMLTILAEENIDHAGVIVETVEKHLEKVHPDIKLPVLYLVDSIIKNVGRAYTQKFSQIIVNMFTRTFKQVDEKVRSQMFKLRETWHDVFPATKLYQLDVKVNLIDPAWPIQAQPQQSNIHPVATTSTATAPPTEDEEKMRTIVAKKEQELLMLQRKKIEMELEQARRQLEITEKSTKMPPAAPPSATVAPSIPRALVNPVVAPVAPVPAEPVPVKQRLGPPVPKQSRIAPVSGALAGARRDPRLARRGLDHVMPTPSIPPPIAPNVFDIKPLDRIHKRKNVITIDVQPDVQNDRPRDPRRRDPRLDRRDKIRAKREERKREERRVESEKKDEPKPEPIPDFINKIPDMKKISKLPPIPKISKADDANKESPKKRKDEKKDKDVRVEKKPRRDGSNSSKDSNSSSPEKRPKSKEKRKKERREEKQEEEKAAESEVVAFKELRNYHKERYMRRNKEKSESPEKIVAESEDVPVSESSNAPEVAENKDIDLRILPTVEVKASPVTQKRPSTELLEGKSKKNKHDKFDILFGNEDVDLRQLPQVEEVSAPPPPHINDSPKTEGDMDVDLELEYSPKKVRHAKPVFTKIDGDVDLRQLPQVEEAAPAKSESPKPADDNMAVDTESAMRSPKKDWNEVKEKSEEVKKTPSKLDLVRAKLAEATKVKDGLGRPLLFSKSPSVEKERRRTLSSEDTDLRSENTDDFDAKDHKKAISIIMSQAKEQYSDGNIDKNQYNALMYQVLQLNEKLKLKEAKQRESFEQSKRKLQASIDKNHKVASPKTSPKDMNKFGDIDERITPALFLDTPPDSQQEYLKDSDMRMSHQDLMDGPSRKGLLPYPPRMPAFGPFPGPERPMWRGNRLRMEEFGPRRFRGPNPQFYRGNRALRPQFEPPRPMMPPLPTPQMGTCQGECPLAPYEPSVPPPPLGASGIIIPPTDFRILEYIDQDPMKTIQIDGIPREIRFYGDTAVIMMDWDDPRELKFLPGSRRVTFDNKDSVVLSFNEGYKQVEIDDQVFEMRFGAPTRELYINGRWFECFFGGQPLGVIIDGKPRLVHLEGPLPQVDIGKTKRQDLVAGKINLIVNATQMFPIYLDAKVQKFQINNQYFTIRFVDSLRTVLINEQPFKVEFGDLPKPISLGNEKYFIRFSALPRFIKPGQVHIANMEGAPLTVPPEMPILGFEQIHDQNSMDVDQETPRPQKTPSPETNLENQGLDMLASVMPSSIAPASASEYSSAEPFFTKPDKIPGLEIPADEKPNPMNPILLANMNVNDLFAKLVATGLVNLKNETKEEPKAEPSPEKPKEDKSVVHKVDLLKPETLKVKQQALVWRLYGGMQCSGCGARFPPERTVRYSQHLDWHFRQNRRDRDSARRAHSRHWHYDLSDWVQYEELEDLEEREKSWFETGGGSAAEREAPAPLAPSAPAGAPHHHCALCGDHFDQFYNEDKEEWHLRNSVTHNGDHYHPMCFEDYKASLTKVESEAEVVEEVAIDKIDPEEAIEIKDTDEINSQSDNESEVEVVEPEPEPIPEPVEIDEGEEDDVVFKAEPVEQVEVEDDADTDDETALARAERDREAALLLAHVRVKLEPRDPDDEPIITAEEEVATTVADTTHARVTSTIDGNVQLDAASPAAAAAPLGGIRINISKLPAFVNNNTNDQMLEDISADDEPLPPGEEPELEYKLKPNLEGIHFSRQPPVQRGSELSGLCSIM, from the exons ATGTCGAAAGAAATAGCCGAAGAGTACGCGTCGAGTTTGGCGGACCTAACCGTCAACAGCAAGCCTTTAATCAACATGCTGACGATTCTAGCCGAAGAGAACATCGACCACGCAGGAGTTATCGTTGAGACCGTGGAGAAGCATTTGGAGAAg GTACATCCAGACATCAAGCTGCCCGTTCTGTATTTAGTCGATTCAATTATCAAGAATGTTGGACGGGCGTATACTCAGAAATTCTCCCAAATAATAGTCAACATGTTCACAAGGACTTTCAAACAG GTGGATGAAAAAGTGAGGTCACAGATGTTTAAACTGCGGGAGACGTGGCATGATGTGTTCCCGGCCACAAAGTTGTACCAGTTGGATGTGAAAGTGAACTTGATTGACCCCGCGTGGCCGATACAGGCGCAGCCGCAGCAGTCAAACATCCAT CCAGTTGCAACAACCAGTACAGCGACTGCTCCTCCAACTGAAGATGAGGAGAAGATGCGAACTATCGTCGCTAAGAAAGAGCAAGAGCTTCTGATGCTGCAGCGCAAGAAGATTGAGATGGAGCTCGAGCAGGCCCGCAGGCAGCTCGAGATCACAGAGAAAAGTACTAAAATG CCGCCAGCGGCGCCTCCTAGcgcgacagtagcgccatctatcccCCGGGCGCTCGTGAACCCGGTTGTGGCGCCCGTGGCCCCGGTGCCGGCTGAGCCGGTGCCTGTCAAACAGAGGCTCGGACCG CCGGTCCCCAAACAGTCGCGCATCGCGCCCGTGAGCGGAGCCCTAGCGGGCGCCCGCCGCGACCCGCGCCTCGCGCGCCGCGGCCTCGACCACGTCATGCCCACGCCCTCCATACCGCCGCCCATCGCCCCCAACGTCTTCGACATCAAACCCCTCGACAGAATACACAAACGCAAAAACGTCATCACCATTGACGTCCAACCTGACGTCCAAAACGACAGACCGCGAGACCCGAGGCGGCGGGACCCCCGACTCGATAGACGAGACAAAATCAGGGCCAAAAGGGAAGAGCGCAAACGCGAGGAGAGACGCGTCGAATCGGAAAAGAAAGATGAACCAAAACCGGAACCCATCCCGGACTTCATCAACAAAATACCCGACATGAAAAAGATAAGCAAACTCCCGCCTATACCCAAAATCAGCAAAGCGGACGACGCTAATAAAGAGTCGCCCAAAAAGCGTAAAGATGAAAAGAAAGATAAAGATGTTCGGGTCGAGAAAAAACCGAGACGAGACGGCAGCAACAGCAGCAAGGACTCCAACAGCTCCTCTCCTGAGAAACGACCTAAAAGCAAGGAAAAGAGAAAGAAGGAGAGACGGGAGGAGAAACAAGAGGAGGAGAAAGCGGCCGAAAGTGAAGTCGTCGCGTTCAAAGAACTCCGCAACTACCACAAGGAACGCTATATGAGAAGGAACAAGGAGAAATCTGAAAGTCCAGAGAAAATCGTCGCCGAATCTGAGGATGTACCCGTTTCTGAGTCATCAA ATGCACCAGAAGTGGCCGAAAACAAGGATATTGACCTTAGGATTTTGCCCACCGTGGAGGTGAAAGCTTCACCAGTTACTCAAAAGAGACCTTCGACTGAGCTGCTTGAAGGAAAGTCGAAGAAGAATAAACATGACAAGTTCGATAT TCTCTTCGGCAATGAGGACGTGGACCTCCGTCAGCTGCCCCAAGTGGAAGAGGTGTCCGCTCCTCCCCCGCCCCACATCAATGACTCCCCCAAAACTGAGGGCGACATGGACGTGGATTTGGAGCTCGAGTACTCTCCTAAGAag GTTCGCCACGCCAAGCCAGTGTTCACCAAAATTGATGGAGACGTGGACCTCAGACAACTGCCGCAAGTGGAGGAAGCCGCTCCGGCGAAGAGCGAATCTCCTAAACCTGCAGACGACAATATGGCGGTAGACACGGAATCGGCAATGAGATCTCCTAAAAAG GACTGGAACGAGGTGAAAGAGAAATCTGAGGAGGTGAAGAAGACTCCTTCGAAGCTGGACCTGGTGCGCGCGAAGCTGGCTGAGGCGACCAAAGTCAAGGACGGCTTGGGACGACCGCTTTTGTTCAGCAAGTCTCCTA GCGTTGAAAAGGAGCGTCGGCGCACCCTCAGCTCTGAGGACACAGACCTGCGCAGTGAAAACACCGACGATTTCGACGCGAAGGACCACAAAAAGGCCATATCCATCATCATGAGCCAAGCTAAAGAACAATACAGCGACGGTAACATCGATAAGAACCAATACAACGCTCTTATGTACCAGGTCTTACAGCTGAACGAAAAGTTGAAGCTAAAAGAGGCGAAACAGAGGGAATCCTTCGAACAATCTAAACGGAAACTCCAAGCTAGCATAGACAAAAACCACAAGGTAGCCAGTCCCAAGACTTCTCCGAAAGATATGAATAAATTCGGCGATATCGACGAGAGAATCACCCCAGCATTGTTTTTAGACACGCCGCCGGACAGCCAACAGGAATACTTGAAAGATTCCGATATGAGAATGTCCCACCAGGATCTGATGGATGGACCGAGTAGAAAAGGGTTGTTGCCCTATCCGCCGAGAATGCCCGCGTTCGGTCCCTTCCCTGGCCCCGAGAGACCGATGTGGAGAGGGAACAGACTGAGAATGGAAGAATTCGGTCCAAGAAGATTTAGAGGACCAAACCCACAGTTTTATAGAGGAAATAGAGCATTAAGACCTCAGTTTGAGCCGCCCAGACCCATGATGCCTCCATTGCCAACTCCTCAAATGGGAACGTGTCAGGGTGAATGTCCTTTAGCACCATACGAACCGAGTGTGCCTCCTCCGCCTTTAGGCGCCTCTGGTATTATAATCCCGCCAACAGATTTCAGAATCCTAGAATATATTGACCAGGATCCGATGAAAACTATTCAAATTGATGGTATACCTAGAGAGATTAGGTTTTACGGTGATACCGCTGTCATAATGATGGATTGGGACGACCCTAGAGAACTGAAATTCTTGCCGGGAAGTAGGAGAGTCACATTTGATAACAAGGACTCTGTTGTGCTGTCGTTCAACGAAGGCTATAAGCAAGTGGAGATTGACGATCAAGTTTTCGAAATGAGGTTCGGCGCACCCACGAGAGAGCTGTATATAAACGGGAGATGGTTCGAGTGTTTCTTCGGCGGGCAGCCTTTAGGAGTAATCATTGATGGCAAACCAAGATTAGTGCATCTGGAAGGGCCGTTACCACAAGTGGACATCGGTAAAACGAAGCGGCAAGACTTAGTGGCAGGAAAAATTAACTTGATAGTGAACGCGACGCAGATGTTTCCGATATATTTGGACGCGAAAGTGCAGAAGTTTCAAATCAACAATCAGTATTTTACTATTCGCTTCGTGGACTCTTTAAGGACAGTTCTGATAAACGAGCAACCGTTTAAAGTCGAGTTTGGGGATTTGCCTAAGCCGATATCTTTGGGCAATGAGAAATACTTTATAAGGTTCTCGGCCCTTCCTCGCTTCATAAAGCCTGGACAAGTGCATATAGCTAACATGGAGGGTGCTCCCTTAACCGTGCCGCCGGAGATGCCCATACTCGGCTTTGAGCAGATCCACGACCAGAACTCGATGGACGTCGACCAGGAAACGCCTCGGCCGCAGAAGACGCCTAGTCCTGAAACTAATCTTGAAAATCaag GCCTGGATATGCTTGCAAGTGTGATGCCTTCCAGCATCGCCCCGGCCTCCGCCTCAGAGTACAGCTCAGCAGAGCCTTTCTTCACGAAGCCAGACAAGATTCCTGGACTCGAAATACCTGCAGACGAGAAACCCAACCCTATGAATCCAATACTACTCGCTAACATGAATGTGAACGATTTGTTTGCTAAGTTGGTGGCTACTGGACTGGTAAATTTGAAGAATGAAACGAAGGAGGAACCCAAAGCTGAGCCCAGTCCGGAGAAGCCGAAGGAAGACAAGAGTGTGGTGCATAAAGTTGACTTGTTGAAGCCTGAGACACTTAAAGT CAAGCAGCAGGCGCTGGTGTGGCGGCTGTACGGCGGCATGCAGTGCAGCGGCTGCGGCGCGCGCTTCCCGCCGGAGCGCACGGTGCGCTACAGCCAGCACCTGGACTGGCACTTCCGCCAGAACCGCCGCGACCGCGACTCTGCGCGGCGCGCGCACTCGCGCCACTGGCACTACGACCTCTCCGACTGGGTGCAGTACGAGGAGCTCGAGGACCTCGAGGAGAGag AAAAGAGTTGGTTCGAGACGGGCGGGGGCTCCGCAGCGGAGCGCGAGGCGCCCGCGCCGCTGGCGCCCAGCGCCCCGGCCGGGGCACCTCACCACCACTGCGCGCTCTGCGGCGACCACTTCGACCAGTTCTACAACGAGGACAAGGAGGAGTGGCATCTCAGGAATTCCGTCACGCACAACGGCGACCACTACCATCCGATGTGCTTCGAGGATTATAAG GCGTCTCTCACAAAAGTGGAGTCGGAAGCGGAAGTGGTAGAAGAGGTCGCCATAGACAAGATAGACCCGGAGGAGGCCATAGAGATCAAGGACACAGACGAGATCAACTCTCAGTCTGACAACGAGTCCGAGGTCGAGGTCGTTGAACCCGAGCCTGAACCCATCCCGGAGCCTGTTGAG ATCGACGAGGGGGAAGAAGACGACGTGGTGTTCAAGGCGGAGCCGGTGGAGCAGGTGGAGGTGGAGGACGACGCGGACACAGACGACGAGACGGCGCTCGCGCGCGCCGAACGCGACCGTGAGGCCGCGCTGCTGCTGGCGCACGTCCGCGTCAAGCTGGAGCCGCGGGACCCCG ACGACGAGCCAATAATAACAGCGGAAGAGGAAGTCGCGACCACCGTCGCGGACACGACGCACGCGCGCGTGACGTCTACCATCGACGGCAACGTGCAGCTGGACGCGGCGTCGccggccgccgccgccgcgccgctCGGCGGCATCCGCATCAACATCTCCAAACTACCCGCATTCGTGAATAACAACACCAACGATCAGATGTTGGAAGACATCAGCGCTGATGATGAACCACTACCCCCAGGCGAGGAACCGGAATTGGAGTACAAGTTGAAGCCGAATTTAGAAGGAATACACTTCAGTAGGCAACCTCCTGTGCAAAGGGGAAGTGAATTGTCCGGATTGTGCTCTATCATGTAA
- the Pcf11 gene encoding pre-mRNA cleavage complex 2 protein Pcf11 isoform X1: MSKEIAEEYASSLADLTVNSKPLINMLTILAEENIDHAGVIVETVEKHLEKVHPDIKLPVLYLVDSIIKNVGRAYTQKFSQIIVNMFTRTFKQVDEKVRSQMFKLRETWHDVFPATKLYQLDVKVNLIDPAWPIQAQPQQSNIHVNPNFLKKPVATTSTATAPPTEDEEKMRTIVAKKEQELLMLQRKKIEMELEQARRQLEITEKSTKMPPAAPPSATVAPSIPRALVNPVVAPVAPVPAEPVPVKQRLGPPVPKQSRIAPVSGALAGARRDPRLARRGLDHVMPTPSIPPPIAPNVFDIKPLDRIHKRKNVITIDVQPDVQNDRPRDPRRRDPRLDRRDKIRAKREERKREERRVESEKKDEPKPEPIPDFINKIPDMKKISKLPPIPKISKADDANKESPKKRKDEKKDKDVRVEKKPRRDGSNSSKDSNSSSPEKRPKSKEKRKKERREEKQEEEKAAESEVVAFKELRNYHKERYMRRNKEKSESPEKIVAESEDVPVSESSNAPEVAENKDIDLRILPTVEVKASPVTQKRPSTELLEGKSKKNKHDKFDILFGNEDVDLRQLPQVEEVSAPPPPHINDSPKTEGDMDVDLELEYSPKKVRHAKPVFTKIDGDVDLRQLPQVEEAAPAKSESPKPADDNMAVDTESAMRSPKKDWNEVKEKSEEVKKTPSKLDLVRAKLAEATKVKDGLGRPLLFSKSPSVEKERRRTLSSEDTDLRSENTDDFDAKDHKKAISIIMSQAKEQYSDGNIDKNQYNALMYQVLQLNEKLKLKEAKQRESFEQSKRKLQASIDKNHKVASPKTSPKDMNKFGDIDERITPALFLDTPPDSQQEYLKDSDMRMSHQDLMDGPSRKGLLPYPPRMPAFGPFPGPERPMWRGNRLRMEEFGPRRFRGPNPQFYRGNRALRPQFEPPRPMMPPLPTPQMGTCQGECPLAPYEPSVPPPPLGASGIIIPPTDFRILEYIDQDPMKTIQIDGIPREIRFYGDTAVIMMDWDDPRELKFLPGSRRVTFDNKDSVVLSFNEGYKQVEIDDQVFEMRFGAPTRELYINGRWFECFFGGQPLGVIIDGKPRLVHLEGPLPQVDIGKTKRQDLVAGKINLIVNATQMFPIYLDAKVQKFQINNQYFTIRFVDSLRTVLINEQPFKVEFGDLPKPISLGNEKYFIRFSALPRFIKPGQVHIANMEGAPLTVPPEMPILGFEQIHDQNSMDVDQETPRPQKTPSPETNLENQGLDMLASVMPSSIAPASASEYSSAEPFFTKPDKIPGLEIPADEKPNPMNPILLANMNVNDLFAKLVATGLVNLKNETKEEPKAEPSPEKPKEDKSVVHKVDLLKPETLKVKQQALVWRLYGGMQCSGCGARFPPERTVRYSQHLDWHFRQNRRDRDSARRAHSRHWHYDLSDWVQYEELEDLEEREKSWFETGGGSAAEREAPAPLAPSAPAGAPHHHCALCGDHFDQFYNEDKEEWHLRNSVTHNGDHYHPMCFEDYKASLTKVESEAEVVEEVAIDKIDPEEAIEIKDTDEINSQSDNESEVEVVEPEPEPIPEPVEIDEGEEDDVVFKAEPVEQVEVEDDADTDDETALARAERDREAALLLAHVRVKLEPRDPDDEPIITAEEEVATTVADTTHARVTSTIDGNVQLDAASPAAAAAPLGGIRINISKLPAFVNNNTNDQMLEDISADDEPLPPGEEPELEYKLKPNLEGIHFSRQPPVQRGSELSGLCSIM, encoded by the exons ATGTCGAAAGAAATAGCCGAAGAGTACGCGTCGAGTTTGGCGGACCTAACCGTCAACAGCAAGCCTTTAATCAACATGCTGACGATTCTAGCCGAAGAGAACATCGACCACGCAGGAGTTATCGTTGAGACCGTGGAGAAGCATTTGGAGAAg GTACATCCAGACATCAAGCTGCCCGTTCTGTATTTAGTCGATTCAATTATCAAGAATGTTGGACGGGCGTATACTCAGAAATTCTCCCAAATAATAGTCAACATGTTCACAAGGACTTTCAAACAG GTGGATGAAAAAGTGAGGTCACAGATGTTTAAACTGCGGGAGACGTGGCATGATGTGTTCCCGGCCACAAAGTTGTACCAGTTGGATGTGAAAGTGAACTTGATTGACCCCGCGTGGCCGATACAGGCGCAGCCGCAGCAGTCAAACATCCATGTAAATCCAAATTTTCTGAAAAAG CCAGTTGCAACAACCAGTACAGCGACTGCTCCTCCAACTGAAGATGAGGAGAAGATGCGAACTATCGTCGCTAAGAAAGAGCAAGAGCTTCTGATGCTGCAGCGCAAGAAGATTGAGATGGAGCTCGAGCAGGCCCGCAGGCAGCTCGAGATCACAGAGAAAAGTACTAAAATG CCGCCAGCGGCGCCTCCTAGcgcgacagtagcgccatctatcccCCGGGCGCTCGTGAACCCGGTTGTGGCGCCCGTGGCCCCGGTGCCGGCTGAGCCGGTGCCTGTCAAACAGAGGCTCGGACCG CCGGTCCCCAAACAGTCGCGCATCGCGCCCGTGAGCGGAGCCCTAGCGGGCGCCCGCCGCGACCCGCGCCTCGCGCGCCGCGGCCTCGACCACGTCATGCCCACGCCCTCCATACCGCCGCCCATCGCCCCCAACGTCTTCGACATCAAACCCCTCGACAGAATACACAAACGCAAAAACGTCATCACCATTGACGTCCAACCTGACGTCCAAAACGACAGACCGCGAGACCCGAGGCGGCGGGACCCCCGACTCGATAGACGAGACAAAATCAGGGCCAAAAGGGAAGAGCGCAAACGCGAGGAGAGACGCGTCGAATCGGAAAAGAAAGATGAACCAAAACCGGAACCCATCCCGGACTTCATCAACAAAATACCCGACATGAAAAAGATAAGCAAACTCCCGCCTATACCCAAAATCAGCAAAGCGGACGACGCTAATAAAGAGTCGCCCAAAAAGCGTAAAGATGAAAAGAAAGATAAAGATGTTCGGGTCGAGAAAAAACCGAGACGAGACGGCAGCAACAGCAGCAAGGACTCCAACAGCTCCTCTCCTGAGAAACGACCTAAAAGCAAGGAAAAGAGAAAGAAGGAGAGACGGGAGGAGAAACAAGAGGAGGAGAAAGCGGCCGAAAGTGAAGTCGTCGCGTTCAAAGAACTCCGCAACTACCACAAGGAACGCTATATGAGAAGGAACAAGGAGAAATCTGAAAGTCCAGAGAAAATCGTCGCCGAATCTGAGGATGTACCCGTTTCTGAGTCATCAA ATGCACCAGAAGTGGCCGAAAACAAGGATATTGACCTTAGGATTTTGCCCACCGTGGAGGTGAAAGCTTCACCAGTTACTCAAAAGAGACCTTCGACTGAGCTGCTTGAAGGAAAGTCGAAGAAGAATAAACATGACAAGTTCGATAT TCTCTTCGGCAATGAGGACGTGGACCTCCGTCAGCTGCCCCAAGTGGAAGAGGTGTCCGCTCCTCCCCCGCCCCACATCAATGACTCCCCCAAAACTGAGGGCGACATGGACGTGGATTTGGAGCTCGAGTACTCTCCTAAGAag GTTCGCCACGCCAAGCCAGTGTTCACCAAAATTGATGGAGACGTGGACCTCAGACAACTGCCGCAAGTGGAGGAAGCCGCTCCGGCGAAGAGCGAATCTCCTAAACCTGCAGACGACAATATGGCGGTAGACACGGAATCGGCAATGAGATCTCCTAAAAAG GACTGGAACGAGGTGAAAGAGAAATCTGAGGAGGTGAAGAAGACTCCTTCGAAGCTGGACCTGGTGCGCGCGAAGCTGGCTGAGGCGACCAAAGTCAAGGACGGCTTGGGACGACCGCTTTTGTTCAGCAAGTCTCCTA GCGTTGAAAAGGAGCGTCGGCGCACCCTCAGCTCTGAGGACACAGACCTGCGCAGTGAAAACACCGACGATTTCGACGCGAAGGACCACAAAAAGGCCATATCCATCATCATGAGCCAAGCTAAAGAACAATACAGCGACGGTAACATCGATAAGAACCAATACAACGCTCTTATGTACCAGGTCTTACAGCTGAACGAAAAGTTGAAGCTAAAAGAGGCGAAACAGAGGGAATCCTTCGAACAATCTAAACGGAAACTCCAAGCTAGCATAGACAAAAACCACAAGGTAGCCAGTCCCAAGACTTCTCCGAAAGATATGAATAAATTCGGCGATATCGACGAGAGAATCACCCCAGCATTGTTTTTAGACACGCCGCCGGACAGCCAACAGGAATACTTGAAAGATTCCGATATGAGAATGTCCCACCAGGATCTGATGGATGGACCGAGTAGAAAAGGGTTGTTGCCCTATCCGCCGAGAATGCCCGCGTTCGGTCCCTTCCCTGGCCCCGAGAGACCGATGTGGAGAGGGAACAGACTGAGAATGGAAGAATTCGGTCCAAGAAGATTTAGAGGACCAAACCCACAGTTTTATAGAGGAAATAGAGCATTAAGACCTCAGTTTGAGCCGCCCAGACCCATGATGCCTCCATTGCCAACTCCTCAAATGGGAACGTGTCAGGGTGAATGTCCTTTAGCACCATACGAACCGAGTGTGCCTCCTCCGCCTTTAGGCGCCTCTGGTATTATAATCCCGCCAACAGATTTCAGAATCCTAGAATATATTGACCAGGATCCGATGAAAACTATTCAAATTGATGGTATACCTAGAGAGATTAGGTTTTACGGTGATACCGCTGTCATAATGATGGATTGGGACGACCCTAGAGAACTGAAATTCTTGCCGGGAAGTAGGAGAGTCACATTTGATAACAAGGACTCTGTTGTGCTGTCGTTCAACGAAGGCTATAAGCAAGTGGAGATTGACGATCAAGTTTTCGAAATGAGGTTCGGCGCACCCACGAGAGAGCTGTATATAAACGGGAGATGGTTCGAGTGTTTCTTCGGCGGGCAGCCTTTAGGAGTAATCATTGATGGCAAACCAAGATTAGTGCATCTGGAAGGGCCGTTACCACAAGTGGACATCGGTAAAACGAAGCGGCAAGACTTAGTGGCAGGAAAAATTAACTTGATAGTGAACGCGACGCAGATGTTTCCGATATATTTGGACGCGAAAGTGCAGAAGTTTCAAATCAACAATCAGTATTTTACTATTCGCTTCGTGGACTCTTTAAGGACAGTTCTGATAAACGAGCAACCGTTTAAAGTCGAGTTTGGGGATTTGCCTAAGCCGATATCTTTGGGCAATGAGAAATACTTTATAAGGTTCTCGGCCCTTCCTCGCTTCATAAAGCCTGGACAAGTGCATATAGCTAACATGGAGGGTGCTCCCTTAACCGTGCCGCCGGAGATGCCCATACTCGGCTTTGAGCAGATCCACGACCAGAACTCGATGGACGTCGACCAGGAAACGCCTCGGCCGCAGAAGACGCCTAGTCCTGAAACTAATCTTGAAAATCaag GCCTGGATATGCTTGCAAGTGTGATGCCTTCCAGCATCGCCCCGGCCTCCGCCTCAGAGTACAGCTCAGCAGAGCCTTTCTTCACGAAGCCAGACAAGATTCCTGGACTCGAAATACCTGCAGACGAGAAACCCAACCCTATGAATCCAATACTACTCGCTAACATGAATGTGAACGATTTGTTTGCTAAGTTGGTGGCTACTGGACTGGTAAATTTGAAGAATGAAACGAAGGAGGAACCCAAAGCTGAGCCCAGTCCGGAGAAGCCGAAGGAAGACAAGAGTGTGGTGCATAAAGTTGACTTGTTGAAGCCTGAGACACTTAAAGT CAAGCAGCAGGCGCTGGTGTGGCGGCTGTACGGCGGCATGCAGTGCAGCGGCTGCGGCGCGCGCTTCCCGCCGGAGCGCACGGTGCGCTACAGCCAGCACCTGGACTGGCACTTCCGCCAGAACCGCCGCGACCGCGACTCTGCGCGGCGCGCGCACTCGCGCCACTGGCACTACGACCTCTCCGACTGGGTGCAGTACGAGGAGCTCGAGGACCTCGAGGAGAGag AAAAGAGTTGGTTCGAGACGGGCGGGGGCTCCGCAGCGGAGCGCGAGGCGCCCGCGCCGCTGGCGCCCAGCGCCCCGGCCGGGGCACCTCACCACCACTGCGCGCTCTGCGGCGACCACTTCGACCAGTTCTACAACGAGGACAAGGAGGAGTGGCATCTCAGGAATTCCGTCACGCACAACGGCGACCACTACCATCCGATGTGCTTCGAGGATTATAAG GCGTCTCTCACAAAAGTGGAGTCGGAAGCGGAAGTGGTAGAAGAGGTCGCCATAGACAAGATAGACCCGGAGGAGGCCATAGAGATCAAGGACACAGACGAGATCAACTCTCAGTCTGACAACGAGTCCGAGGTCGAGGTCGTTGAACCCGAGCCTGAACCCATCCCGGAGCCTGTTGAG ATCGACGAGGGGGAAGAAGACGACGTGGTGTTCAAGGCGGAGCCGGTGGAGCAGGTGGAGGTGGAGGACGACGCGGACACAGACGACGAGACGGCGCTCGCGCGCGCCGAACGCGACCGTGAGGCCGCGCTGCTGCTGGCGCACGTCCGCGTCAAGCTGGAGCCGCGGGACCCCG ACGACGAGCCAATAATAACAGCGGAAGAGGAAGTCGCGACCACCGTCGCGGACACGACGCACGCGCGCGTGACGTCTACCATCGACGGCAACGTGCAGCTGGACGCGGCGTCGccggccgccgccgccgcgccgctCGGCGGCATCCGCATCAACATCTCCAAACTACCCGCATTCGTGAATAACAACACCAACGATCAGATGTTGGAAGACATCAGCGCTGATGATGAACCACTACCCCCAGGCGAGGAACCGGAATTGGAGTACAAGTTGAAGCCGAATTTAGAAGGAATACACTTCAGTAGGCAACCTCCTGTGCAAAGGGGAAGTGAATTGTCCGGATTGTGCTCTATCATGTAA